The Paenibacillus sp. RUD330 genome has a segment encoding these proteins:
- a CDS encoding histidine kinase has translation MKGLRLPQATLRTRLIIGFAVVTAPLVILLLWNNLYSTTVVRSQVAQSNRSLLTMYMNDMDKVLEEIQNYLFKTAEQNRDLLSLSQNERGGWDYYRAKTQMAADLGVNSNYYEAADVLFAYSSKYDDLFVSQQQSVSFQRKREIQRRLHEILKAGAGADTPFSGWTVTELNGSHALVRIVDTGYGSAAGAWVDLDRLMKPLHALGESGKGEALLLGGRSGSLPLTTLKAGLRDELQATGAAADTEAAAGAYTIAKLPQPYLLVAQPSRMAGMRLVLLVPEKSLLEGLPYFRYLTYTVPVLAAILLALYLYYLQRAVVVPMHRLIKGMRKIRSGDLSARLPDSRLPEFVTINETFNGMASQIEHLKIDIYEEQIRTQKAELKHLQAQIQPHFFMNSLNIVYQLAQIRSFDIIQSIALHLVRYFRFTINTAAASVTIRQELDHIRDYLTIQKHRFPETLEFDFNVEAGLDDYMLPPLSIQPIVENAMVHGFSTSGGGPFRILIAVSRNGTAGEGSAAGGIRIDVADNGKGFAPGMAERLAARVQEQEPGERHVGLWNVARRCRLYYGASVTLKFENGAERGALVTLGLPPGEQAADNRQAG, from the coding sequence ATGAAGGGCCTCCGGCTCCCCCAGGCGACGCTGCGCACGCGCCTGATCATCGGGTTCGCGGTCGTCACGGCGCCGCTTGTCATCCTGCTGTTATGGAACAATCTGTATTCGACGACAGTCGTGCGCTCCCAGGTGGCCCAGTCCAACCGGAGCCTGCTGACGATGTACATGAACGACATGGACAAGGTGCTGGAGGAAATCCAGAATTATCTGTTCAAGACCGCCGAGCAGAACCGCGATCTGCTGTCGCTGTCGCAGAACGAGCGCGGAGGCTGGGATTACTACCGGGCCAAAACGCAGATGGCCGCCGACCTCGGGGTCAACTCGAACTATTACGAGGCGGCGGATGTGCTGTTCGCCTACAGCTCCAAGTACGACGATCTGTTCGTCTCCCAGCAGCAATCGGTCAGCTTCCAGCGGAAGCGGGAAATCCAGCGGAGGCTGCATGAAATTCTGAAGGCGGGAGCAGGGGCAGACACTCCATTCAGCGGCTGGACGGTGACGGAGCTGAACGGCTCCCATGCCCTTGTGCGCATCGTAGACACGGGCTACGGCTCGGCAGCGGGAGCGTGGGTCGATCTCGACCGGCTCATGAAGCCGCTCCATGCCCTCGGCGAGAGCGGCAAGGGAGAAGCCTTGCTGCTCGGCGGCCGCTCCGGCAGCCTGCCGCTGACGACGCTCAAGGCCGGCCTGCGCGACGAGCTGCAGGCGACCGGAGCGGCCGCGGATACGGAGGCTGCAGCCGGGGCGTACACGATCGCGAAGCTCCCGCAGCCCTATCTTCTCGTCGCCCAGCCTTCGCGGATGGCGGGCATGAGGCTGGTCCTGCTCGTGCCGGAGAAGTCGCTGCTCGAAGGGCTTCCGTATTTCCGCTATCTGACCTATACGGTTCCGGTGCTGGCCGCCATTCTGCTCGCCCTGTACCTGTACTACCTTCAGCGGGCGGTCGTCGTGCCGATGCATCGGCTCATCAAGGGGATGCGCAAGATCCGCTCCGGCGATCTCAGCGCCCGCCTGCCGGACAGCAGGCTGCCGGAATTCGTCACGATCAACGAGACGTTCAACGGCATGGCCTCGCAGATCGAGCATCTGAAGATCGACATCTACGAGGAGCAGATCCGTACCCAGAAGGCCGAGCTCAAGCATTTGCAGGCGCAGATCCAGCCCCACTTCTTCATGAACTCGCTCAATATCGTCTATCAGCTCGCCCAGATCCGCAGCTTCGACATCATCCAGAGCATCGCGCTCCACCTGGTCCGTTATTTCCGGTTCACGATCAATACGGCTGCCGCGTCCGTGACGATCCGCCAGGAGCTGGACCATATCCGCGATTACCTGACGATCCAGAAGCATCGATTTCCGGAGACGCTGGAGTTCGACTTCAACGTGGAGGCAGGGCTGGACGATTATATGCTGCCGCCGCTATCGATCCAGCCGATCGTCGAGAACGCGATGGTGCACGGCTTCTCCACCAGCGGCGGAGGCCCCTTCCGGATCCTGATCGCGGTCAGCCGGAACGGAACCGCCGGTGAGGGTTCGGCTGCCGGCGGCATCCGGATCGACGTGGCCGACAACGGCAAAGGCTTCGCTCCCGGAATGGCGGAGAGGCTCGCGGCGCGTGTGCAGGAGCAGGAGCCGGGAGAGCGCCATGTGGGTTTATGGAATGTCGCCCGCCGCTGCCGGCTGTATTATGGAGCTTCCGTGACGTTGAAGTTCGAGAACGGAGCCGAGCGGGGAGCGCTCGTCACCCTCGGCCTTCCTCCTGGAGAGCAGGCCGCGGACAATCGCCAAGCAGGATGA